In a genomic window of Telopea speciosissima isolate NSW1024214 ecotype Mountain lineage chromosome 5, Tspe_v1, whole genome shotgun sequence:
- the LOC122660840 gene encoding mitochondrial uncoupling protein 3, whose product MERSKEKENTHTKILLTSLSAMVAETTTFPIDITKTRLQLHGASLSSTSPTNAFQVAFETVQREGTLGLYKGLSPAILRHLFYTPLRIVGYEHLREAFPIVSFSLIGKAFIGGLSGMIAQVVASPADLVKVRMQADGLLVSQGLQPRYTGPFDAINKIVHTEGIWGLWRGVLPNVQRAFLVNMGELACYDHAKRFIIQNQICEDGVYAHTFASIMSGLSATTLSCPADVVKTRMMNQASSKEAKVMYKSSYDCLVKTLRIEGLRALWKGFFPTWARLGPWQFVFWVSYEKFRYIAGLSSF is encoded by the coding sequence agaaggagaatacCCACACAAAGATCTTATTAACCTCACTGTCCGCTATGGTTGCTGAGACGACTACCTTCCCCATAGATATCACAAAGACGAGGCTCCAGCTTCATGGTGCATCACTCTCTTCAACTAGCCCGACTAATGCATTCCAAGTGGCATTTGAGACCGTTCAGCGTGAAGGCACTCTAGGTCTTTATAAGGGCCTCTCCCCTGCAATCCTCCGACATCTCTTCTATACACCACTCCGAATTGTTGGGTATGAACACTTAAGAGAGGCCTTTCCAATTGTTTCTTTTTCCCTCATTGGCAAGGCTTTCATTGGAGGGCTTTCTGGCATGATTGCTCAGGTTGTGGCTAGCCCCGCTGACCTTGTAAAGGTCAGAATGCAAGCAGATGGTCTGCTGGTGAGCCAGGGTCTGCAACCAAGGTATACTGGTCCATTTGATGCCATAAACAAGATTGTGCACACAGAAGGTATTTGGGGGCTTTGGAGAGGGGTTCTTCCAAATGTGCAGAGAGCTTTCTTAGTCAACATGGGAGAGTTAGCTTGCTATGATCATGCAAAGCGTTTTATAATCCAGAATCAGATTTGCGAGGACGGTGTTTATGCTCACACCTTTGCTTCTATCATGTCAGGTCTTTCAGCTACCACTTTAAGCTGTCCTGCAGATGTTGTGAAGACAAGAATGATGAACCAAGCTTCAAGTAAGGAAGCTAAGGTCATGTATAAGAGCTCTTATGATTGTTTGGTGAAGACCCTGAGAATTGAAGGTTTACGTGCGCTGTGGAAAGGGTTCTTTCCCACATGGGCAAGGCTTGGTCCTTGGCAGTTTGTATTTTGGGTTTCTTATGAGAAGTTCAGGTACATAGCGgggctttcttctttttga